The Vitis vinifera cultivar Pinot Noir 40024 chromosome 7, ASM3070453v1 genomic interval ttattattattaaagagCAAAAACTCAACTCTCATTGTACATCATGGGGTACAAAAAAGCCAAGTAATATGGCCtcttattattttccaaacCTATACAACAACCTGATAAACAAACCTGATGCATTAAGCAGAGGCCCTCTACTCAGACCTAGAACTTCCCGGAGCCCCTATAGTGCTCTCCTGCCTGTTATGCTTCAGCTGCTTAGCCTCGTTATTGGACGCCTGGTAGGCGCTGGCTATGACTTGGACTGGCATAGCCCGCATCAGCGAAAGATTGCCGGCTAAAGTGTTAATCATGGCATTTTCATCAGTCTTGATCGCCACATACTCAAAGCCTGAATCCCTTGCTTTTATCAACGCAGCGAAGTTCTGTGGAATAACCAACACCTGACCCTGCTGGACTTCCTCATTGGCCACTGTCTGGCCCTGCTGTTGCACTACTTGAATCCTGGCACTGCCTCTTATAGCGTAGATTACACTATTGGCATTCACGTTGTAGTATGGTAGCACCAATGCGCCCTACACATTTAGGCACCAATATTTAAGATGAATCCCTTCTAATTTTCAGATTTATCACAATTTCATTTTGCATGTCCCTTATTCAGTATCGTACCTGATATAGACGTCCTTTATGAGCACTTAATTTAACAAGCTTTTGGAGAACTGGAAGATCATAGCCGGTGACGCTGCTCCTGTGTCCACCTCTAGGTGTGTAGACATCTGCTCTCCATGGATCACCGATGTTTTGTTTGAGCCTCAAGCTGCATATGGTCTCTTCATAGCCATTTCCGCGTGCATGGAGGTGATCTTGCTGTTGCTCTCCTCGCTCCTGTTGTCCCCTTGGTGGTAACAGTGCCTGTAGGCCTCCCTCCACTCTCACTATGTTGCCCCTCCTGTCATTTTGGCCCTGAAGCTTCCTTATGAGCTGGACATCCACGTTAAATGCCTCAGCCAACTGCTGTGCATCGAAACCACTGAAGATGTTGTCGCCGGAACTCTCTTGCCCTCTGCCCTCACTGCCGCCCCCTTCTTGCTGTTGCTGCTGGCCCTCGCTTCCTTGTTGTTGTTCTTGTTGTTGTTGCTGTTGCTGCTGAAATTCATTTTGTGGGTTGCCGGCAAGATAGAATCTCTACAATGGGCATAATTAAATCCTTCAGTTCGTATTCTGATCATTCATGTGTTTTGATATAGCTTTGTGCTAGTATTACTCTACTTACTCTGGGTTGGAAATCAAGTTGGTTGGCCTCATTGCTGACGTCGAGGACAGAAACTACAACAAGCTGTCTGTTACCATTGTTATAGATATAATGCCCAAATCCGGTGGGCACTGCAAAAGCATCACCCTCTTCGACCTCTCGGATCTTCTGATGTTGGTCTCCAAGGAATTGCTGGCCTTGTTGTCCTTGCTGGCCTTGTTGTCCCTGTTGTCCTTGCTGCCCTTCCTGTTCTCTTCCTTGTTGCCCTTCCTGAGATTCCTGGAATGATTGGAAGGTTTCAGGACAACCACTGATCAGGATTCCCTGCAAGCCTCTACCTGTAGATAACACcccatttcaaataatttacatTTCATCAAAGGAGCACACAAGCTAAGTTTTCCGATATAGCTTAAGATTATTACGTTACTAGTTAAGTGCTTTACCTTGGACGAAGTACAAGAGTTGAGGCGCATTGACGTAGGAAGGCAAAAGCAAGCCGTTGGGTTCAATAGTATAGCGAACAACAGCCACACCCGCGCACTGGAATTGCTCATTGTTATGATCAAAGACCTCGGTCACACCGGCCTCTGACTGGATCCGGTTGGAAGGTTTCTGAGCAGTGAGTCTAGAGATGCTGCACTCATTTTGCTGCCTAGACTTTTGCTGCCGAGCCGAGCAGTAATTGAAGAGAATAAGAAAGCAAAGCAAAAAGCAACAAAGACTCTTAGCCATGGTAACACTGCAGATAAGACTACTAAGCTGTTGTGGAGAAGCGGCGACTGGGAATGGTGAGTATAAATAGTAGAGAAAGTGGGTTTAGAGCTTGACACGTAGGTGATAGTTGGAAAAGCAAGCTTGAGACACTTCAATTTGCATGGCTCCTACACCCTTTTTGCTTACACCTAATCCATTCAAACAGAGCATGCAGGTGGGCCTTTTGCTTTTACAGAAGGATACAAAGAGAGATTCGTTTACATATGAGGCCATTTTGGAGGTTTTTGCATGTAGTCAGTCAGTTGATTTGGAGTTTATTATCATCACCATCTACTCTACCAGACAGCATTTATGATGCTGCAGAGATCAGGTGTATGAGGATAAGATTGATGAAGTGTGTATGTTTCATCCATTAGTTTTGTGGGGTACTCTATGGGAATATATATGGGCCAACATTCATGCTCATGAACTTCCAACTTTTCTTTTCCATCTATTGGACCATATATTAAATCCTTTCATCTGACCACAACATTTCTTTGTAAATTCTTATCCCATcttgtcttatttatttattttaattattaatttatatatatatatatatatatatatatatatatgttgcatAAGCCAATATATACCTTGATGCAATTAGTAATTTCCTCCCAACAACGGTTTCTTTATccatattttaatgaaaaaagaataagTTATTTGACAATATTTGTGTATAATTTAGGATTGATGTTacttaaaaaaagtttatagtTGAATTAAAACATAAATGAAGGTATATCaatagtttttataatttaccCAAATATATGTAAACTTGTAAATAAATTCGATTTCAATGGAAATTTCTATTTTCCACTTTCTTTTTCCTATCTCTTTAATGAGTATATCAAAACTAACTTTTTCTAAGCCCTACTAGAGAggtaaaaatgatttaaaatctatatttttcaaaattcttatataagaaataaaaggccatatatatatatatatattagaaaaaagtgaccaagaaaataaatgaaaaatactaaaaaaaattaccttctCAGTTTCcttaaataaatgtgaaaaatgtagaaaaaatgcattctttgataatttattttttttttctccttgatttttaatgaaaaatcaaataacaaaaaaaattataatttttttcttttattttctttttcctaaatCTTGAAGGAAACAAATATAgccttaaaactttttaaattctAAACTATAGCTTGATATCCTTACATTTACTTAAGAATGAATATATCAGTAATCATGAATATATCGGTGCTTCGAATTTACGAATATATCAGATATATATCGATGggtattttgacacaaaatattggtgacataaaaattaatgaaaattctaaaaatcttaagaaaaactctaaaaaaaatatataagaagtaataatagatattttaaagttttttattataaatatatatatatatatttgataataatatccaCTACgagtgaataaaaaaatataattttataagtgtacatttattattaatttgcattatatattattttacaataatattataataaaatatctaattttaaaatatatttaatattaaaattatgatccattttaatttaaaatattcaatgatatcaaatcaattataatttttatatatttatatttatgttttttatatttaataaatatataaattatataaaagacctactaagaaaattatgtttttacatttttggtaataaattaaatcaaatgtaaaaataaaataattataattaattaatttaatatttttttttgaaaaatcgaTGAAATATTGgtgaaatattggtaaaatatatgaaaatatcagtGAAATATCTATTGAAAcacgaaaaataaaaaaaaatcggtgaaatattagtaaaatatctaaaaatattgattGATGGAAATATCTTTCCTAATTTCATATCAAGATCCATgtatattgaatatattgtgGATAAATTGACGATATATCCAGATATTTTAAACCTTTCATATACTATGACTATTCATCCACAATTCTCATTTATGCGAAACGCATTACGGATTATGCCTTTGTTCAAATTCCTTACCtgtgaaaatttaaatatcgaTGAAAATTTAATGTGAATGTCAGAAAGCCTTCTTATCTTATCTTGATTCACGCAGTCATCTAAGGGGGttcaatgatttttcttttttcatcttttttagttttgttaaTCAATTCACAATATCCAtgataatatgaataaattaaaatctaacCACACCATGCTATACGTAGAAAATCACCTAcaaaaattcacaaaaacccccatacatataaatattaaaaaaataacacaattgTATTTGAAACCAGATGCTACCTTCTCCAATGGAACTCGCACTGACCAAGTCTAACATTACTGACAGACATAATTAGGTTTTAAAACTTCAAATCTTAAATCTCACCATGAGCAATGTTGTAAGGGTGGAAATGGTTCCTACTAAAATTAATGCTGTGGTTTGTTCTCCCTCCCTCAAAGTCTTTGTTGgaaattaaacttaatttaagaaaattttaaaaactagaattagatttagtttaatttaaagaaaatattttattttgaccggttaatttagtttttatatttaagtagttaaAGTTTTCATACTTTAATAATTagaagtttttatatttttattattagaagTATTTATTTATACGAGAGTATCTATAAATAAGAGATTATGTAATacttaaataaaagtaattcttaattcttctta includes:
- the LOC100241281 gene encoding prunin 1 Pru du 6.0101: MAKSLCCFLLCFLILFNYCSARQQKSRQQNECSISRLTAQKPSNRIQSEAGVTEVFDHNNEQFQCAGVAVVRYTIEPNGLLLPSYVNAPQLLYFVQGRGLQGILISGCPETFQSFQESQEGQQGREQEGQQGQQGQQGQQGQQGQQFLGDQHQKIREVEEGDAFAVPTGFGHYIYNNGNRQLVVVSVLDVSNEANQLDFQPRRFYLAGNPQNEFQQQQQQQQEQQQGSEGQQQQQEGGGSEGRGQESSGDNIFSGFDAQQLAEAFNVDVQLIRKLQGQNDRRGNIVRVEGGLQALLPPRGQQERGEQQQDHLHARGNGYEETICSLRLKQNIGDPWRADVYTPRGGHRSSVTGYDLPVLQKLVKLSAHKGRLYQGALVLPYYNVNANSVIYAIRGSARIQVVQQQGQTVANEEVQQGQVLVIPQNFAALIKARDSGFEYVAIKTDENAMINTLAGNLSLMRAMPVQVIASAYQASNNEAKQLKHNRQESTIGAPGSSRSE